In Neorhizobium sp. NCHU2750, a single genomic region encodes these proteins:
- a CDS encoding methyl-accepting chemotaxis protein produces the protein MKNILPSSVVSKIVFLCLFLITVAVSAVAGLAYSYYRSDIMAAALEDANNSIRTMGLLYEAELPGASASLKDGNLDRVAAGEGTLKGHDLVDRTANAIGGVATVFEKQGGDYVRISTNVKNEKGERAIGTKLAADHPAQAALAKGQPYVGPAVLFGRDFMTAYFPIVNASGAVSGVLFIGIPMQVYFSHIASVGLALTITSLIALLVIAVASYFVIRALIRPLGVLTGSVRTIAAGGNSADIPYTARTDEFGNIARALQVFRDNALEKLRIEQQSATHRAEAEAERERSDSDKRMVDGQIDQAVTALGAALSRLSNGDLSVTIDQPFSGKLEPLRTDFNGSIIRLRDTLAHIRQSTMAIQKSSADLSHSSADLSRRTESQAASLEETAAAVDEITATVRSSADRAREANDAVSQTKKSADNSGTVVKNAVEAMSRIEDASQKIELIIEVIDDIAFQTNLLALNAGIEAARAGDAGKGFAVVAQEVRELAQRSADAAKEIKGLINQSTHEVGAGASLVQQAGEVLATISSEIVVISHHVETIATASRDQSAALQNINQSVNQMDQMTQQNGAMVAETSDASRRLAEETEALFDLLQQFRIDAAARVSSRFGQAA, from the coding sequence ATGAAGAACATCCTGCCTTCCTCCGTTGTTTCGAAAATCGTTTTTCTTTGCCTTTTCCTGATTACGGTTGCCGTTTCCGCGGTTGCGGGCCTCGCCTACAGCTATTACCGCAGTGACATCATGGCGGCTGCCCTGGAAGACGCCAACAATTCCATCCGAACCATGGGCTTGCTTTACGAAGCCGAACTGCCGGGCGCCAGCGCTTCGCTGAAGGACGGCAATCTCGACAGGGTAGCTGCAGGCGAGGGGACCCTGAAGGGCCACGATCTCGTCGACCGTACCGCCAACGCCATCGGCGGCGTTGCGACGGTCTTCGAAAAGCAGGGCGGCGATTACGTCCGCATCTCCACCAACGTGAAGAACGAAAAGGGCGAGCGTGCCATCGGCACCAAGCTTGCCGCCGATCACCCGGCGCAGGCAGCCCTTGCCAAGGGACAGCCCTATGTCGGCCCGGCCGTCCTGTTCGGGCGCGATTTCATGACCGCCTATTTCCCGATCGTCAATGCGTCCGGTGCCGTCAGCGGCGTGCTGTTCATCGGCATCCCGATGCAGGTCTATTTCAGCCATATCGCCTCGGTCGGCCTTGCCCTGACGATCACCTCTCTCATCGCGCTGCTGGTCATTGCTGTGGCAAGCTACTTCGTCATCCGCGCCCTCATCCGCCCGCTCGGCGTGTTGACGGGCTCGGTCCGGACGATCGCTGCCGGCGGCAACAGTGCCGACATTCCCTACACCGCCCGCACCGACGAATTCGGCAATATCGCCCGTGCACTCCAGGTCTTCCGCGACAATGCGCTGGAAAAGCTGCGCATCGAGCAGCAGAGCGCCACCCATCGCGCCGAGGCGGAAGCAGAACGCGAACGCAGCGATAGCGACAAGCGCATGGTCGACGGCCAAATCGATCAGGCGGTGACGGCACTCGGCGCCGCCCTGTCGCGACTGTCGAACGGCGATCTTTCGGTTACCATCGACCAGCCCTTCTCCGGCAAGCTCGAACCGCTGCGCACCGATTTCAACGGTTCGATCATCCGCCTGCGCGACACGCTTGCCCATATTCGCCAGAGCACCATGGCGATCCAGAAGAGCAGCGCCGATCTGAGCCATTCCTCCGCCGATCTGTCTCGCCGCACTGAAAGCCAGGCGGCCTCGCTCGAAGAGACGGCTGCGGCCGTCGACGAGATCACCGCAACCGTGCGCTCCTCCGCCGATCGTGCTCGCGAGGCCAACGATGCCGTCTCGCAGACGAAGAAGAGCGCCGACAATTCCGGCACCGTCGTCAAGAATGCCGTCGAGGCCATGAGCCGGATCGAAGACGCCTCGCAGAAGATCGAGCTGATCATCGAAGTGATCGACGACATCGCCTTCCAGACCAATCTCCTGGCGCTCAACGCCGGTATCGAGGCCGCCCGCGCCGGCGACGCCGGCAAGGGTTTTGCCGTGGTTGCCCAGGAAGTGCGCGAACTCGCCCAGCGTTCCGCCGATGCGGCCAAGGAGATCAAGGGCCTGATCAACCAGTCGACCCACGAGGTGGGTGCCGGCGCCTCGCTCGTCCAGCAGGCCGGCGAAGTTCTCGCAACCATCAGCAGCGAGATCGTCGTCATCAGCCACCATGTCGAGACGATTGCCACCGCAAGCCGCGACCAGTCGGCGGCGCTGCAGAACATCAACCAGTCCGTCAACCAGATGGACCAGATGACCCAGCAGAACGGCGCCATGGTGGCCGAGACCAGCGATGCGAGCCGTCGTCTGGCGGAAGAGACCGAGGCGCTCTTCGACCTGCTGCAGCAGTTCCGCATCGATGCCGCGGCACGCGTCTCCAGCCGCTTCGGGCAGGCTGCCTGA
- the aceA gene encoding isocitrate lyase yields the protein MTGFDRLIANAPQGRFDGITRPYSTEDVTRLRGSIEIRYSLAEKGANRLWSLLRHEDFVNALGAMTGNQAMQQVRAGLKAIYLSGWQVAADSNTASSMYPDQSLYPANAAPELARRINRTLQRADQIETAEGKGLSVETWFAPIVADAEAGFGGPLNAFEIMKAFIEAGAAGVHFEDQLASEKKCGHLGGKVLIPTAAHIRNLTAARLAADVMGVATLVIARTDAEAAKLLTSDIDERDRPFVDYDAGRTAEGFYRVRNGLEPCIARAIAYAPYCDLIWCETSKPDLEQARRFAEGVQRDHPGKMLAYNCSPSFNWKKNLDDATIAKFQRELGAMGYKFQFITLAGFHQLNFGMFELSRGYRDRQMAAYSELQEAEFASEVNGYTATKHQREVGTGYFDAVSMAITGGLSSTTAMGESTEHAQFRPAAE from the coding sequence ATGACTGGTTTTGACAGGCTGATCGCCAATGCACCGCAAGGCCGTTTCGACGGCATCACCCGCCCCTATTCGACAGAGGACGTGACGCGGCTGCGCGGCTCGATCGAGATTCGTTACTCGCTGGCGGAAAAGGGCGCCAACCGGCTGTGGTCGCTGCTGAGACACGAGGATTTCGTCAATGCGCTCGGCGCCATGACCGGCAACCAGGCGATGCAGCAGGTTCGCGCCGGCTTGAAGGCGATCTATCTCTCCGGCTGGCAGGTGGCTGCAGACAGCAATACGGCGTCGTCAATGTATCCCGACCAGTCGCTCTATCCGGCCAATGCGGCACCGGAACTGGCGCGGCGGATCAACCGGACGCTCCAGCGGGCCGACCAGATCGAAACCGCCGAGGGCAAGGGCCTGTCGGTCGAGACATGGTTCGCCCCGATCGTTGCCGATGCCGAGGCCGGTTTCGGCGGACCTCTCAACGCCTTCGAGATCATGAAGGCGTTCATCGAGGCGGGCGCGGCCGGCGTCCATTTCGAAGATCAGCTGGCATCGGAGAAGAAGTGCGGACATCTGGGCGGCAAGGTGCTGATCCCGACCGCGGCGCATATCCGCAACCTGACGGCGGCGCGGCTTGCGGCCGATGTCATGGGCGTTGCGACACTGGTCATTGCCCGCACCGATGCGGAGGCGGCCAAGCTCCTGACATCCGATATCGACGAGCGCGACCGGCCGTTTGTCGACTACGATGCCGGGCGCACGGCGGAAGGTTTCTACCGGGTGAGGAACGGGCTTGAGCCCTGCATCGCCCGCGCGATCGCCTATGCGCCATACTGTGATCTCATCTGGTGCGAGACATCGAAGCCCGACCTCGAACAGGCCCGCCGGTTTGCCGAGGGCGTGCAGCGGGACCATCCGGGCAAGATGCTCGCCTATAACTGCTCGCCGTCGTTCAACTGGAAAAAGAACCTCGACGACGCGACGATCGCGAAGTTCCAGCGGGAACTCGGGGCGATGGGCTACAAGTTCCAGTTCATCACGCTGGCCGGTTTCCACCAGCTGAATTTCGGCATGTTCGAGCTGTCGCGCGGCTACAGGGACCGGCAGATGGCCGCCTATTCCGAGCTGCAGGAAGCGGAATTCGCCTCCGAGGTCAACGGCTATACGGCGACCAAGCACCAGCGCGAGGTCGGCACCGGCTATTTCGATGCCGTGTCGATGGCGATTACCGGCGGCCTGTCGTCGACGACCGCCATGGGAGAATCCACCGAGCACGCGCAGTTCAGGCCGGCGGCGGAGTGA